The nucleotide window ATTGCTCAAGATGCGACCACTCATCAAGTATTAATGTTAGCTTGGATGAATCAAGAGTCACTTGCGTTAACAATAAAAAAAGGTGAAGCGGTATATTGGTCGCGTTCACGTAACAAGTTATGGCATAAGGGAGAGGAGTCCGGACATTTCCAGAAAATAAAAGAGATTCGTTTGGATTGTGACGGTGATACATTGTTACTTATGGTAGAGCAAATTGGTGGAGTAGCCTGCCACACAGGGCGAGCACATTGCTTTTATAAAAAATGGCACAACAATGAGTGGCAAGAAGTGGATGCTGTGTTAAAGAATCCCTCAGACATATACAAAAAAGGATAATAGCGTGAGTGGATATCAAGATGTATTAAAGAGATTAACGGAAACCCTGAACGCCCGTAAAGGCTCCTCTCCTGATTCTTCTTATGTCTCTTCTTTATATCATAAGGGTATCAATACCATCACTAGAAAAGTGGGTGAAGAGTCTCTTGAAACAATTTTGGCTGCCAAAGATGGAGTTAAACTAGAAGTCATCAAAGAAAGTGCTGATTTATGTTTTCATTTGATGGTATTACTCGCTTATTTTGATTTATCGATGGATGATGTATTAGCAGAATTAGCCAGACGAGAAGGCATTTCTGGGATTGATGAAAAAGCATCACGTAAAGGGGAGTAACCATGTCAGAGTGTGTTTTTTGTAAAATTATTGCAGGACAAATTCCATCTAAAAAAGTCTACGAAGACAACGATATCTTTGCTTTCTACGATATTCGCCCTCACATGAAGGTACACTTCATGATTATTCCTAAAAAACATATCTCTTCTTTGATGGACTGTCAGGTTGAAGATCAGGCATTATTGGGTAAGATGATGTTAATGACCTCACAATTAGCCAAACAAGAGGGATTACCTGATGGATATAAAACAGTAGTTAATACAGGTAAAGCAGGTGGTCAAGAGGTGTTTCACTTACACGTCCATGTAATGGGGGGCGGCAGTTTGTAGTGGACTGTTTATACGTTTAAAATACAACAATAACGATTATTCATAGCGGAGGGTTTCATGGGTGACTTATTTACAATTCAACACTTACTACTTATTTTATTGATAGTAGTGTTGGTATTTGGTACAAAAAAATTACGTAATATTGGTTCTGATCTAGGTGGTGCTGTAAAGAGCTTTAAAGAGGGGATGGCAGGTAATGAGACTGCAGCCTCTGAAGAGAAAAAGCCACTTGAAGAAAAAGCAGCCAATAGCGTTCAACAGGATGTGGCCAATAAAACCAAAGAGCATTCTTAAAGGCCATTGTTGGGTATTCATCTAGTTCATGTTCAATTATAGTTTTTCTGAAATTGCACTGGTGGCTCTGGTGGCACTGATTGCCATTGGTCCGGAGAGGCTCCCACGTGTAGCGCGTGGGGCAGGTATTTTATTTGGACGCTTTAGACGCTATGCCGCCACAGTGAAAGATGAAATTGACAATGAATTACAAAAAGCCCAATTAAAAGAAGTGCAAGATAGAATCAAAGAAGCGCATCAAGAAGCGCAGGGCATTCTCAATCAATCACAGCAACAGACAGCAGATTTTCTGAATTCTCCAGTAGCGCAACAGGAGAACACCATTCATTCTGTAACGGATACGCCTATCGTAGAATCAATTAGTGAGCACTCTTTTACTGGTATTGCTACCGTCGCCATAGTGGGGGTGGCCGGAGATCCTTACAGTGTTAGGGCAAAACCACCCACTAGAAGTCAACCCATTAAAAGCGCACAGTTTGCGCTCTCACTTGATGAAACGCCACCCACGGAGGCATCGTGATAGAAGAAAATAGCGGCGTTCAAGAGTTTATCTCGCATTTAATTGAATTACGTACTAGGCTCATACGTGCAGTGGCCTCTGTATTCGTGGTTTTTTTATGTCTATTGCCGGTAGCAAACCGTCTTTATACTTGGCTTGCACTGCCATTACTGAAAAAGATGCCGGCGGGTGGCCATATGATTGCCACTGAAGTGACAACGCCATTTTTTGTACCGATGAAGGTGGCAGGACTTGTAGCTTTTTTAATCGCCCTACCCTACGTATTAAGTCAAATATGGGGGTTTATCGCGCCTGGACTCTATTCACACGAGAAGAAATTAGCGCTTCCTCTCATATTTAGTAGTACGCTCCTTTTTTATTGTGGCATGTTGTTTGCCTATTTCGGTGTTTTTCCTTTTGTGTTTGGTTTTATAGCCAACACCGCCCCTCAGGGTGTGGAAATCATGACGGATATAGATAAATACCTAAGCTTTGTGATTAATATGTTCATTGCCTTTGGTTTGGCCTTTGAGACACCAGTGGCTGTTGTGTTATTGGTTAAATTTGGCGTATTGTCTGTTACTCAATTGCGTGGTGCAAGACGTTATGTGATTGTGGGGGCCTTTATTATTGGCGCTGTGTTTACCCCACCTGATGCCATTTCGCAGACTCTGTTAGCTCTACCCTTGTGGCTACTTTATGAAGTGGGGATCATTGCTGCGAGTAGGATGACCCCTTTGTCTAAGGACCATCCTGTTCCTCTAGATTCTTAATATGCCCTTTGGGTCGTTTATCAACCACTAGGTTGAGAGTGAGTGGTTTACCATTTCTAATTACTTTTATGGTGGTTGCGGCTTTGGGTTTTAGCATAGCCACTTGGTTCAACATGTCTTTTGAGTCACTGATGGGGTGATTATTCACTTCAATTAAGATGTCTCCTGGTTTGGCCCCTGCTCTATCAGCTGGTCCATTCTTTAAAATTCCTGCTAACAGCGCCCCTTCAGTATTGGGTAGGTGAAATGTTTCAGCCAGTTCAGGCGTTAAGTCTTGCGCTTCAACCCCAATCCAACCCCGAACCACTTCACCGTGATCAATAATAGCTTCCATGACATTTTTTGCAGTACTCACAGGAATGCTAAAACCTATGCCTTGGGAGCCCCCTGATTTTGAGTAGATGGCAGTATTAATGCCAATTAAGTTGCCATTGGCATCAACCAATGCGCCACCAGAATTACCGGGATTAATCGCTGCATCGGTTTGAATGAAATTCTCAAAAGTGTTAAGACCTAAGCGGTTACGCCCTAGTGCACTAATAATTCCCATTGTGACAGTCTCACCCACCCCGAAAGGGTTACCAATGGCAATGGCAATGTCACCTACACTCACTTGATCTGAGGCACCAAAAGTAATGGCAGAGAGATTAGGTAGATTAACTTTTAATACGGCCAGATCCGTTTCAGGGTCAGTCCCCACGACTTCAGCTTTAGCAACACGCCCATCTGAGAGAACCACTTGGATTTCTTGTGCGCCATCAATAACATGATCATTGGTTAGGATATAGCCTTTATTTAAGACAATGACCCCTGAACCAAGGCTTAATTGTTTCTCTGGTTGAGGAGGAAAGTTGTCATTAAAGAATTTTTTTAATTCCGGGTTATTGGGAAAAACTGAACTGTGGGGGTTACTGACTTCTTTGGTGGTAAAAATATTGACCACAGAGGGCATGGCTTTTTTGGCGGCAACACGAAAGGAATAAGGAGGAGTACCTTTGGTGCGAGAGGCCGTATCAACTGTTGTTAAGATAGAAGTGTGTGTAATCAAATCATTACGAAATAAACTCACAACAAAAATAATACCGAGACAGACGGTAACGGATTGCGCAAAAACCAGCCAAAGTTTTTTCATAAATTTTTGAATAACAATATTAGTTTAGATTGATTCTTAAGTTGTTGAATATTTTCTCAAATTTTCACAAAAGATGCTTAAGGTTTATATCTTGATCTGTTAAAATAAAAACAGTCATCGGTATTATATTAGCCGAAATAGGTAATTTGTCATGAATCATAATAATACCAATTCTGGCCGACGTCAGTTTCTGGTCAGTGCAACAGTAGCCATGGGCGCTGCTGGTGTTACAGCTATAGCTACTCCCTTTGTTAGCAGTATGTTGCCAAGTGCTAAAGCCAAATCAGCGGGTGCTCCTGTGGAAGTTGATATTTCTTCTCTTGAGCCTGGCATGATGATTACTCAAGCGTGGCGCGGTCAACCTATTTGGATAGTGTATCGTACGCCGCAGATGATGGAGCAATTAAATAAAAATGCTCATTTTCTAGCGGACCCTGATTCCAATAGCTCTGAACAACCAGAGTATTGTAAAAATATTAATCGCTCTATTAATACCCATCCTGAGATTTTAGTGGTGGTAGGTATTTGCACTCATTTGGGCTGTTCTCCTGTCAGTAAAATGAAAGTAGGAGCAGCGGACGGGATGGGGAATGATTGGCCTGGTGGTTTCTTTTGCCCCTGTCATGGTTCGAAATATGACATGTCGGCAAGGGTGTTTAAATCTGTTCCAGCGCCCCTTAATATGAGAATTCCGCCATATAAGTATTTGCCCAATAAAAAAATTATGATAGGTGATGACAAGGGAGAGGCTTGATTATGAGAGCCACATTATCACGGTTACAGCACTGGATTGACGATCGTTTTCCAATGACTTCAGTCTGGCGCGATCATTTAGCGGAGTATTACGCTCCTAAAAACTTTAATTTTTGGTATTACTTCGGTTCTCTAGCCACCATTGTTCTTGTGATGCAAATCATCACAGGGATTTTTCTGACCATGAACTATAAGCCAGATGCAAAATTAGCTTTTGCATCGGTGGAATACATCATGCGTGATGTGGATTATGGTTGGTTAATACGTTATATGCATTCCACTGGTGCATCGATGTTCTTTGTGGTGGTGTACTTACATATGACTCGTGGTATGTTGTATGGCTCCTATAAAAAGCCAAGAGAGCTAATTT belongs to Ferrovum sp. PN-J185 and includes:
- the hisI gene encoding phosphoribosyl-AMP cyclohydrolase, producing the protein MSDWLAEIQWNEQGLIPVIAQDATTHQVLMLAWMNQESLALTIKKGEAVYWSRSRNKLWHKGEESGHFQKIKEIRLDCDGDTLLLMVEQIGGVACHTGRAHCFYKKWHNNEWQEVDAVLKNPSDIYKKG
- a CDS encoding phosphoribosyl-ATP diphosphatase produces the protein MSGYQDVLKRLTETLNARKGSSPDSSYVSSLYHKGINTITRKVGEESLETILAAKDGVKLEVIKESADLCFHLMVLLAYFDLSMDDVLAELARREGISGIDEKASRKGE
- a CDS encoding histidine triad nucleotide-binding protein — translated: MSECVFCKIIAGQIPSKKVYEDNDIFAFYDIRPHMKVHFMIIPKKHISSLMDCQVEDQALLGKMMLMTSQLAKQEGLPDGYKTVVNTGKAGGQEVFHLHVHVMGGGSL
- the tatA gene encoding Sec-independent protein translocase subunit TatA; the protein is MGDLFTIQHLLLILLIVVLVFGTKKLRNIGSDLGGAVKSFKEGMAGNETAASEEKKPLEEKAANSVQQDVANKTKEHS
- the tatB gene encoding Sec-independent protein translocase protein TatB is translated as MFNYSFSEIALVALVALIAIGPERLPRVARGAGILFGRFRRYAATVKDEIDNELQKAQLKEVQDRIKEAHQEAQGILNQSQQQTADFLNSPVAQQENTIHSVTDTPIVESISEHSFTGIATVAIVGVAGDPYSVRAKPPTRSQPIKSAQFALSLDETPPTEAS
- the tatC gene encoding twin-arginine translocase subunit TatC, coding for MIEENSGVQEFISHLIELRTRLIRAVASVFVVFLCLLPVANRLYTWLALPLLKKMPAGGHMIATEVTTPFFVPMKVAGLVAFLIALPYVLSQIWGFIAPGLYSHEKKLALPLIFSSTLLFYCGMLFAYFGVFPFVFGFIANTAPQGVEIMTDIDKYLSFVINMFIAFGLAFETPVAVVLLVKFGVLSVTQLRGARRYVIVGAFIIGAVFTPPDAISQTLLALPLWLLYEVGIIAASRMTPLSKDHPVPLDS
- a CDS encoding Do family serine endopeptidase, producing MKKLWLVFAQSVTVCLGIIFVVSLFRNDLITHTSILTTVDTASRTKGTPPYSFRVAAKKAMPSVVNIFTTKEVSNPHSSVFPNNPELKKFFNDNFPPQPEKQLSLGSGVIVLNKGYILTNDHVIDGAQEIQVVLSDGRVAKAEVVGTDPETDLAVLKVNLPNLSAITFGASDQVSVGDIAIAIGNPFGVGETVTMGIISALGRNRLGLNTFENFIQTDAAINPGNSGGALVDANGNLIGINTAIYSKSGGSQGIGFSIPVSTAKNVMEAIIDHGEVVRGWIGVEAQDLTPELAETFHLPNTEGALLAGILKNGPADRAGAKPGDILIEVNNHPISDSKDMLNQVAMLKPKAATTIKVIRNGKPLTLNLVVDKRPKGHIKNLEEQDGP
- the petA gene encoding ubiquinol-cytochrome c reductase iron-sulfur subunit, with translation MNHNNTNSGRRQFLVSATVAMGAAGVTAIATPFVSSMLPSAKAKSAGAPVEVDISSLEPGMMITQAWRGQPIWIVYRTPQMMEQLNKNAHFLADPDSNSSEQPEYCKNINRSINTHPEILVVVGICTHLGCSPVSKMKVGAADGMGNDWPGGFFCPCHGSKYDMSARVFKSVPAPLNMRIPPYKYLPNKKIMIGDDKGEA